In one Notolabrus celidotus isolate fNotCel1 chromosome 1, fNotCel1.pri, whole genome shotgun sequence genomic region, the following are encoded:
- the rpusd4 gene encoding mitochondrial RNA pseudouridine synthase rpusd4 has product MCPVEFVYTCVVMSMSLQQFTMNNCTRIAKREWKFILNVVSGQRDACHRCLMTAPVLHRSQATAAKPGSEDGEKPRLRAIDLARKVQQEKEKAPKEDVPMSAQQKRLTDLRRFSMQLQNVHPNVLAKHLHRGVLYQDKDVVIINKPYGVPVREDPRVTSISSVLPVLSKMMDGMKVQSDSQLIPCLGLEKETSGALLLARREEIVEHILDLQKNNQVQRKYWVITVGVPVPSEGLIDIPVIEREVTGSQPHYKMALSPLFKMNDAGDGVTKIRAHKQAHPALTKYRVIDSSNGCSLVELQPFTNVKHQMRVHMAYALTCPMLGDHKYSHWNKLAPQKLPERVLRKLGLEQSKIRHLPLHGLARQLTLPGTSQAEISVSSPLPKYFTQTLNRLQLTLPDRTD; this is encoded by the exons ATGTGTCCAGTAGAGTTTGTTTATACGTGCGTGGTAATGTCAATGAGCTTGCAACAATTTACCATGAACAACTGTACAAGAATAGCTAAAAGAGAATGGAAGTTTATCCTGAACGTGGTCTCTGGACAGCGGGACGCCTGCCATCGGTGTCTGATGACAGCTCCGGTACTCCACCGGAGTCAGGCCACCGCCGCTAAACCCGGATCCGAAGATGGAGAGAAACCCCGACTGCGAGCGATCGACCTGGCACGTAAGGTCcaacaggagaaggagaaggcaCCCAAGGAAGACGTCCCGATGTCTGCTCAACAGAAAAGACTAACGGATCTGAGACGGTTCAGTATGCAGCTACAAAACGTTCATCCCAACGTGCTGGCCAAACACCTCCACAGAGGCGTGCTGTACCAGGATAAAGATGTAGTTATCATCAACAAACCCTACGGTGTCCCCGTCAGAG agGACCCTAGAGTCACATCCATCTCCTCTGTGCTACCTGTTCTCTCCAAAATGATGGATGGGATGAAGGTTCAATCTGATTCTCAGCTCATCCCATGTCTTGGACTGGAGAAGGAGACATCAGGAGCTCTCCTGCTGGCCAGGAGGGAGGAAATCGTGGAGCACATACTAGACCTCCAGAAAAACAATCAAGTGCAGAGAAAGTACTG GGTCATCACAGTCGGCGTCCCTGTGCCATCTGAAGGATTGATTGACATCCCTGTCATAGAGAGGGAGGTCACAGGATCTCAGCCACACTACAAG atgGCTCTAAGTCCTCTTTTCAAAATGAATGATGCAGGTGATGGTGTCACCAAAATCCGTGCCCACAAGCAAGCCCACCCTGCACTAACCAAGTACAGAGTCATAGACAGCAGCAATGGTTGTAGCCTTGTGGAACTCCAGCCTTTTACAA ATGTAAAGCATCAGATGAGGGTTCACATGGCGTATGCTCTGACATGCCCCATGCTTGGTGACCACAAATATTCCCATTGGAACAAACTGGCTCCTCAG AAATTACCTGAACGTGTGCTGAGAAAGCTTGGACTGGAGCAGAGCAAGATCCGGCACCTTCCTCTTCATGGGCTTGCACGACAGCTGACCCTGCCAGGAACCAGCCAAGCCGAGATCAGCGTGTCCTCTCCCCTGCCCAAATACTTCACTCAAACGCTAAATAGACTGCAGTTAACACTTCCGGACAGAACAGACTGA
- the LOC117814607 gene encoding glutamine-rich protein 1-like gives MNEQESGVVSFDEYVRQKARTVPQHRMKEFLESLAKGPEVLQEFSQQGGAAAATTTTATTTAMVYQQQGANCIYTDSTEVAGSLLELACPVQVTSAEIASHLAAHQESDQQLQVQVQIQEQQGQAVGQVLQVASPSQQDLQGIPTHFVQQGELTEEQQQQLQAQLVAAVTGGQQIQLSSGQQIQHIQLPGGQQIQIQAGQQIQLQDGQHITLQDGQQIHLQGGQQIQLQDGQHIQLQGGQQIQIQTIEAMSPSQQHESSREMDRRTAVSAVLQPAKKRKVDVPVALSYAVPQGQQVATVLAIPQGQQQSYVSLRPDLLTVDSAQLYSTTGTITGPTGETWTIPVYSTPQQQGVTHITIPQETYNTVQLATTNGKDKLSGSSSSRSAELHSATAGTQEEIVQTLFPAQFMNGNLHIPVAVQTVGGTYNTTQSVHIWDPNQQQGQVEDGQEQQLHLQGHIETEANAEPPTEILVPVCLKPEEGLEVWRLWAKRKNVELSKQEKTKLAPIGRRQPLRFQEDLVSSAVAELNLALSLMTQEARGSAEEEFASDVLYYIFLCIQKYLFENGRVDDIFSDPYYTRFGGCLHKILDGWKPSVHPLGYVIPSHVTEEMLWECKQLGAHSPATLLTTLMYFNTKHFHLITPEQHMKVAFSKVLRHTRKNPANTKDKATSIRLLKVQGAHGPGQKGPDEMFEEQAEDPENPLRCPIKLYDFYLFKCPQSVKGRNDAYYMTPEPVVAPNSPMWYSSQPLSSQQVEQMLARIIVVREIQEIISASQ, from the exons ATGAATGAGCAGGAGAGTGGGGTGGTCTCGTTTGATGAGTATGTGCGGCAGAAGGCACGCACTGTGCCTCAGCACAGGATGAAGGAGTTCCTGGAGTCTCTCGCCAAGGGCCCAGAGGTGCTGCAGGAATTCAGCCAGCAGGGAGGGGCGGCCgccgccaccaccaccacagccaCCACCACAGCCATGGTGTACCAGCAGCAGGGTGCCAACTGTATCTACACAGACAGCACAGAGGTGGCAGGCTCCCTGCTAGAGCTGGCTTGTCCG GTACAGGTCACGTCAGCAGAGATTGCATCTCATTTGGCTGCGCATCAAGAGTCTGATCAGCAGCTTCAAGTTCAG GTGCAGATTCAGGAACAGCAGGGTCAAGCAGTCGGCCAAGTCCTTCAGGTGGCCTCCCCATCCCAGCAGGACCTGCAGGGAATCCCAACCCATTTTGTCCAGCAGGGAGAGCtcacagaggagcagcagcagcag CTTCAGGCGCAGCTGGTTGCCGCTGTAACTGGAGGACAACAAATCCAGCTGTCAAGTGGCCAACAAATCCAGCATATTCAGTTGCCAGGGGGCCAGCAAATTCAAATTCAGGCTGGCCAACAAATTCAATTACAGGACGGCCAGCACATCACACTACAGGACGGCCAGCAGATTCATTTACAAGGAGGCCAGCAAATTCAACTACAGGATGGCCAACACATTCAGCTACAAGGGGGGCaacagatccagatccagaccATTGAGGCCATGTCCCCTTCACAGCAGCATGAGTCTTCTCGCGAGATGGACAGGAGGACTGCTGTCTCAGCTGTTCTTCAACCTGCCAAGAAGCGCAAGGTGGATGTCCCTGTAGCTTTGTCGTATGCCGTACCACAGGGCCAGCAGGTAGCTACAGTTCTAGCCATCCCTCAGGGTCAGCAGCAGAGCTATGTGTCCCTACGACCAGATTTGCTCACTGTCGACAGCGCTCAGCTGTACAGCACTACAGGAACAATCACAGGTCCCACAGGTGAGACCTGGACCATCCCTGTGTACTCTACTCCCCAGCAGCAAGGTGTGACTCATATTACCATACCACAGGAGACGTATAACACTGTACAACTTGCCACCACCAACGGTAAGGACAAACTGTCCGGCAGTTCTTCATCAAGGTCAGCAGAGTTGCATTCGGCCACCGCTGGAACACAGGAAGAAATAGTGCAGACCTTATTCCCAGCGCAGTTCATGAATGGGAACCTTCACATCCCTGTGGCAGTGCAGACTGTAGGAGGGACTTACAACACGACACAGTCTGTACACATATGGGATCCAAATCAACAGCAGGGCCAAGTAGAAGATGGACAAGAGCAGCAGCTCCATCTGCAG GGTCACATAGAAACAGAGGCTAATGCTGAGCCGCCCACAGAGATTCTGGTTCCTGTCTGTCTGAAGCCAGAGGAAGGCCTGGAGGTGTGGCGCCTTTGGGCAAAGCGAAAAAATGTGGAGCTGAGCAAGCAGGAAAAGACAAAGCTTGCACCCATAGGGC GCCGTCAGCCTCTGCGTTTTCAGGAAGACTTGGTGTCGAGCGCTGTAGCTGAGCTAAACTTGGCACTTTCCCTGATGACCCAAGAGGCACGAGGATCAGCTGAAGAAGAGTTTGCATCCGATGTTCTGTATTATATTTTCTTGTGTATACAAAAG TATCTCTTTGAAAATGGCCGTGTGGATGATATTTTCTCGGATCCATACTACACACGTTTTGGTGGGTGTTTACACAAAATCCTGGATGGTTGGAAGCCAAGTGTCCATCCTTTAG GTTACGTCATTCCaagtcatgtgactgaagagATGCTTTGGGAGTGTAAACAGCTAGGTGCACATTCACCTGCCACATTGCTAACAACTCTAATGTACTTCAACACTAA GCATTTCCACCTGATAACACCTGAACAGCACATGAAGGTAGCTTTCTCAAAGGTCCTAAGACACACAAGAAAGAACCCTGCTAATACCAAGGACAAAGCCACCAGTATCCGCCTTCTCAAAGTACAGGGTGCACATGGCCCAGGGCAGAAAG GACCTGATGAAATGTTTGAAGAGCAGGCTGAAGATCCTGAGAATCCTCTCCGCTGCCCCATTAAACTCTATGACTTTTATCTCTTCAAATG CCCTCAAAGTGTAAAGGGACGCAATGACGCATACTACATGACTCCAGAGCCTGTGGTCGCGCCTAACAGCCCGATGTGGTACTCATCTCAGCCTCTCAGTAGTCAGCAAGTGGAGCAAATGCTGGCCCGCATCATAGTGGTCCGAGAAATCCAGGAGATCATCAGCGCAAGTCAATGA